A part of Aegilops tauschii subsp. strangulata cultivar AL8/78 chromosome 2, Aet v6.0, whole genome shotgun sequence genomic DNA contains:
- the LOC109744684 gene encoding disease resistance protein Pik-2 yields MDLIVGASSNAVKSLVGKLGSLLAQEYTLIQGVRDDIQYINDELASMQAFLNRTKRAGSHDEQRQDWMKQVREVSYDIEDCVDDVNHRLGHEPRGNGKLMYIRKKWYFLTTMYVRRCIAAEIGNLKVRAQQVSDRRTRYGVDNLRGSSSEPVVADAPTDRVAPPPELIGTKQPVGVEDAMNELGGWFKAEQRTTQQSTEKRFLAIFGFGGLGKTTLAMELYRRFGDDFDCRASVQASQKFNLLMILRSLVKQFHEQQAGASLNDPLEGIEEWGEKDLRKKLVHQLKDKRYLVLIDDIWSVSAWENINDSLPERVKCGSVVVTTRFKSVAVACCRRNGRLYDHKPLLEENSYKLFRQIVSSAPDNASKASLYGQILSGTPDNPTKAPSGDHIVTSASDSPTEAASHGIIISGAVGNNPTKAVAHGQIMSGTSDNPIGDAQALLKKCGGLPLAIIVVAGLVASKLRSGTSSKPIDNYLAEVDKALSGGLETHLSTEGVTKVLDQCYNDLPADLKTCLLYLSMFPKGSFVSRKRLIRRWIGEGFIIQKHGKTIEEVAEDYFNELISRNLIRAVNNSSNGKVKTYQIHDMVLEYIVSKSSDENFITVVGGHWQTPFPSYKVRRLSIHRSAREEKETVERMKLSHVRSLTAFDSFKALHSCLLKFQILQVLDLESCRDLSSHQLQKICKMHQLKYLSLRRTDIEEIPAEIGKLEYLEVFDIRETEVSELPQSVGGLKRMTHLLAGNKSKRKALIMTEEITKMTALKTLSGMGICGTTTAGMVRFTRKTTATGLFKSASRGSCKQVLQALEKLTNLKKLSLYILGKLEEEDEILLLSAIEHLSSCSLKFLAVDDGFTGFLEESLSSSKAPPEHLHTLELCGNLFEVPKWIVSMHGLEKLTLSLTSLRTDTLMLLSELPELFSLTFSLDAAKSKNGSALEILHKNTMNSGGEIFVPDGGFGKLKLLRLLAPFLPPLSFVEGAMPTLQRLELRFRTAYGVPGLENLASLRQIFLAVSSKAPKAAEEKKRLANKIEKNPPTVIVDEYNESSMEVYQ; encoded by the exons ATGGATCTCATCGTTGGCGCCTCGAGCAACGCCGTGAAATCCCTCGTCGGCAAGCTCGGGAGCCTACTCGCCCAGGAGTACACCCTGATCCAGGGCGTCCGCGACGACATCCAGTACATCAACGATGAGCTGGCCAGTATGCAGGCTTTCCTCAACAGGACCAAGCGTGCTGGCAGCCACGACGAGCAGCGGCAGGACTGGATGAAGCAGGTGCGCGAGGTGTCCTACGACATTGAGGACTGCGTCGACGACGTCAACCACCGGCTCGGCCACGAGCCCCGAGGGAACGGCAAGCTGATGTACATCCGGAAGAAGTGGTATTTCCTCACGACGATGTACGTGCGCCGGTGCATCGCCGCCGAGATCGGCAACCTCAAGGTTCGGGCGCAGCAGGTCAGCGACCGGCGCACGAGGTACGGGGTGGACAACCTTAGGGGAAGTAGCAGTGAGCCCGTGGTAGCTGACGCTCCTACAGACCGTGTAGCTCCGCCTCCCGAACTCATTGGCACGAAGCAACCGGTGGGCGTGGAAGATGCCATGAACGAACTCGGGGGATGGTTTAAAGCAGAGCAGCGCACCACTCAGCAGAGCACTGAGAAGCGGTTCCTTGCCATTTTTGGGTTTGGTGGCCTTGGGAAGACCACGCTCGCCATGGAGTTGTACCGCAGGTTTGGAGATGATTTTGACTGCAGAGCGTCGGTGCAGGCCTCGCAGAAGTTCAATCTTTTGATGATTCTGAGGAGCCTTGTCAAGCAGTTCCATGAGCAGCAGGCCGGTGCTTCTCTGAATGACCCCCTTGAGGGAATTGAGGAATGGGGAGAAAAAGATCTCAGAAAGAAGCTCGTTCACCAACTGAAAGATAAGAG GTACCTTGTCTTGATAGATGACATATGGTCTGTATCAGCATGGGAAAACATTAATGATTCTTTGCCTGAAAGAGTGAAATGTGGGAGTGTAGTGGTGACAACAAGGTTTAAATCTGTAGCTGTTGCCTGCTGCCGTCGAAATGGTCGCTTGTATGACCACAAGCCACTTCTTGAAGAAAATTCCTACAAATTATTCCGCCAAATTGTCTCAAGTGCTCCTGATAATGCATCTAAAGCTTCATTATATGGTCAAATTCTCTCCGGCACTCCTGATAATCCAACTAAAGCTCCATCAGGTGATCACATTGTCACCTCTGCTTCTGATAGTCCAACTGAAGCTGCATCACATGGTATAATTATCTCGGGTGCTGTTGGTAATAATCCAACTAAAGCAGTAGCACATGGTCAAATTATGTCTGGTACTTCTGACAATCCCATTGGAGATGCTCAAGCTCTTTTAAAAAAATGTGGAGGTTTGCCTTTGGCCATAATTGTCGTAGCAGGGCTCGTGGCTAGTAAACTGAGATCAGGCACTAGCTCGAAGCCAATAGATAACTACTTAGCTGAAGTGGACAAGGCTTTGAGTGGAGGGTTGGAAACTCATCTCAGTACGGAAGGAGTGACAAAAGTACTTGACCAATGCTACAATGATTTGCCGGCTGATCTCAAGACCTGTTTATTGTACTTGAGCATGTTTCCAAAGGGCAGCTTTGTTAGCAGAAAGCGTTTGATTAGAAGATGGATAGGAGAAGGCTTTATCATTCAAAAGCATGGGAAGACTATTGAGGAAGTTGCTGAAGATTACTTCAACGAACTAATTAGCAGAAACTTGATTCGGGCAGTCAACAACAGCAGTAATGGCAAGGTCAAGACCTATCAAATTCATGACATGGTTCTTGAGTATATTGTTTCCAAGTCCAGCGACGAGAATTTCATCACTGTAGTGGGTGGTCACTGGCAGACACCATTTCCAAGCTACAAGGTGCGCCGACTCTCTATTCACAGAAGTGCCCGGGAAGAAAAAGAAactgtggagaggatgaaattgtcACATGTCCGATCATTGACAGCATTCGACAGCTTTAAAGCACTGCATTCTTGTTTGCTGAAGTTTCAGATACTGCAAGTGCTGGATCTTGAATCTTGTAGAGATTTATCGTCCCATCAGCTCCAGAAAATATGCAAAATGCACCAGTTGAAGTACTTGAGCTTGCGTCGGACAGACATTGAGGAGATTCCAGCTGAAATAGGGAAGCTGGAATATTTGGAGGTATTTGACATAAGGGAGACAGAAGTAAGTGAACTGCCTCAGTCAGTTGGGGGGCTAAAGCGGATGACCCATCTGCTTGCTGGCAATAAAAGCAAGCGGAAAGCACTGATAATGACAGAAGAGATCACAAAGATGACAGCCCTTAAAACGCTATCTGGTATGGGGATATGTGGAACCACAACTGCAGGCATGGTCAGATTCACCAGGAAGACAACGGCTACTGGCTTATTCAAATCGGCTAGCCGCGGCTCATGTAAGCAAGTGCTCCAAGCCTTAGAGAAGCTCACAAACCTGAAGAAACTCAGCCTTTACATACTTGGGAAgctggaagaagaagatgagatACTATTGCTCTCTGCCATTGAGCACCTGAGCAGTTGCTCGCTCAAATTTCTTGCAGTTGATGATGGCTTCACTGGCTTTCTTGAGGAATCACTCAGTTCTTCAAAAGCACCGCCAGAGCACCTGCACACCCTGGAGCTTTGCGGCAATTTATTTGAAGTGCCCAAGTGGATCGTTAGTATGCATGGCCTTGAGAAACTAACTTTGTCCTTAACTTCACTGAGGACAGATACTTTGATGCTTCTAAGTGAATTGCCTGAGCTATTCTCTCTCACTTTCTCTCTAGATGCAGCAAAGTCCAAGAATGGAAGTGCTCTTGAAATTCTGCATAAGAATACAATGAATTCAGGAGGAGAGATATTTGTGCCGGATGGTGGTTTCGGCAAGCTTAAGCTACTGCGCTTATTGGCACCATTTCTGCCACCTTTGAGTTTTGTGGAAGGTGCCATGCCAACGCTCCAGAGGCTTGAACTGAGGTTCAGAACTGCGTATGGTGTTCCTGGCCTGGAAAATCTTGCAAGTCTCCGTCAGATATTTCTTGCAGTCAGCAGCAAGGCCCCTAAGGCGGCCGAGGAGAAAAAGCGATTGGCGAACAAGATTGAGAAGAATCCCCCTACTGTGATTGTCGACGAGTACAACGAATCATCAATGGA GGTATATCAGTAA
- the LOC109744685 gene encoding histone H2B.1, with protein sequence MAPKAEKKPAAKKPAEEEPAAEKAEKAPAAKKPKAEKRLPAGKTASKEGGEKKGKKKSKKSVETYKIYIFKVLKQVHPDIGISSKAMSIMNSFINDIFEKLAGEAAKLARYNKKPTITSREIQTSVRLVLPGELAKHAVSEGTKAVTKFTSS encoded by the coding sequence ATGGCCCCCAAGGCGGAGAAGAAGCCGGCGGCGAAGAAGCCCGCAGAGGAGGAGCCCGCGGCGGAGAAGGCCGAGAAGGCCCCGGCGGCGAAGAAGCCCAAGGCCGAGAAGCGGCTGCCGGCGGGCAAGACCGCCTCCAAGGAAGGCGgcgagaagaagggcaagaagaagagcaagaagagCGTCGAGACCTACAAGATCTACATCTTCAAGGTGCTCAAGCAGGTGCACCCCGACATCGGCATCTCCTCCAAGGCCATGTCCATCATGAACTCCTTCATCAACGACATCTTCGAGAAGCTCGCCGGGGAGGCCGCCAAGCTCGCCCGCTACAACAAGAAGCCCACCATCACCTCCCGGGAGATCCAGACCTCCGTCCGCCTCGTCCTCCCCGGGGAACTCGCCAAGCACGCCGTCTCTGAGGGCACCAAGGCCGTCACCAAGTTCACCTCCTCTTAG